The Populus trichocarpa isolate Nisqually-1 chromosome 2, P.trichocarpa_v4.1, whole genome shotgun sequence genome has a window encoding:
- the LOC7460490 gene encoding autophagy-related protein 8i has protein sequence MGKSFKDEFTFEQRLEESQDIIAKYPLRVPVVVERYCKTDLPEMEKKKYLVPRDMSVGQFIHILSSRLRLTPGKALFVFVKDTLPQTAALMDSVYESLKDEDGFLYMCYSSEKTFGHTVPIS, from the exons ATGGGAAAGTCTTTCAAGGATGAGTTCACTTTCG AGCAAAGGCTGGAAGAATCACAAGATATTATTGCCAAGTACCCCCTTCGAGTTCCC GTTGTCGTTGAAAGATACTGCAAAACTGACCTTCCTGAGATGGAAAAGAAGAA ATATCTGGTTCCTCGAGACATGTCTGTTGGGCAATTCATTCACATTTTAAGCAGTAGGCTTCGTTTGACACCTGGGAAAGCCCTCTTTGTGTTTGTCAAGGATACCTTACCTCAAACAG CTGCTTTAATGGACTCCGTTTATGAATCCCTGAAGGACGAAGATGGATTTCTATACATGTGTTATAGCAGTGAAAAAACCTTTGGTCATACTGTTCCGATTAGTTAG
- the LOC7481432 gene encoding uncharacterized protein LOC7481432: MDDSCAVCAEALEWVAYGACGHLDVCSTCVSRLRFICDDRRCCICKTESSVVFVTKALGDYTRMINDFLLLPSEPKEGRMGSYWYHEDTQAFFDDVDHYKMIKAMCRLSCSVCDKEESNDGSKRRGKFRNINQLKGHLFHQHKLHMCSLCLEGRKVFICEQKLYTRAQLNQHISTGDSDVDGSESERGGFMGHPMCEFCKKPFYGDNELYKHMSTEHYTCHLCQRQHPGQYEYYKNYDDLEIHFRRDHFLCDDEGCLAKKFIVFQTEAELKRHNTIEHAGHMSRSQRNAALQIPTSFRYRRSNEQDNRHGRGRTFRRDQSDNQLSIAIQASLEAAYSESTSRDRSSSAQAISDHVDLSDIDPIVQPFESLSATDPETTLRYLQALGPSSRNAPLQESSFPPLFTTTSSGQQKAKDESESLPNNTMATHLRRQNNRNATVVNSPQQWPAASRGHVSSSPALYRPTVDTSPLSSRSSASGPGLSSYASSIQSHAQTRPAAVRGHPSAGSVGISGTTSRISSTASASNLADSGSLKPSVSDFPPVSAVPMHKMPTSSQVVLNVEEFQTANKSLVEKIRAALENDEDRYTLFKDISGQYRQGSIDTGEYLDYVQQFGLSRLIPELARLCPDAQKQKELVETYNASLRSSGKKENGWGRGSAQLKGTNGSKEGKGIAENDSSSKDRLTDSFINTVRALQSNYKPVEDEAQLLSKDGYRAAKGKSNVMLDERQMEPRIQNGSLSAGDGSSKNLKDGGTEKQRKKTSKVHRARLGDGSMAALLDLQNSEPDPRETVENRIDDSSNSVGGLPVRGVWRKGGGQKLFP; this comes from the exons atggaTGATAGCTGTGCGGTGTGTGCGGAGGCTCTAGAATGGGTTGCATACGGCGCGTGTGGCCATCTTGACGTTTGCTCCACGTGCGTGTCTCGGCTCCGTTTCATATGCGACGATCGCCGCTGCTGTATCTGCAAGACCGAGTCATCTGTGGTTTTTGTCACCAAG GCTTTAGGGGATTATACAAGGATGATTAATGACTTTTTGCTCTTGCCATCTGAACCAAAGGAGGGTCGAATGGGATCTTACTGGTACCATGAGGACACACAAGCATTTTTTGACGATGTTGACcattataaaatgataaaggCTATGTGCAGATTGTCATGTAGTGTATGTGACAAGGAGGAATCAAATGATGGATCCAAGCGTCGGGGGAAGTTTAGAAATATTAATCAGCTGAAGGGTCATTTATTTCATCAACATAAATTGCATATGTGTAGCCTATGCTTAGAAGGACGAAAG GTTTTTATTTGTGAGCAAAAGCTATACACTAGAGCACAATTGAATCAGCATATAAGCACGGGTGATTCTGATGTTGACGGAAGTGAAAGTGAAAGAGGTGGCTTTATGGGACATCCCATGTGTGAATTCTGTAAAAAACCATTCTATGGAGATAATGAGTTGTATAAACATATGTCAACCGAACACTACACCTGTCATCTATGCCAGAG GCAGCATCCAGGACAATATGAATATTACAAGAATTATGATGACCTAGAG ATTCACTTCCGTCGAGACCATTTTCTATGTGATGATGAGGGCTGTCTTGCCAAGAAGTTTATTGTCTTTCAAACTGAAGCAGAGTTGAAG aGACATAATACAATTGAACATGCTGGTCATATGTCTCGTTCTCAGCGAAATGCTGCTCTCCAG ATACCAACTAGCTTTCGATATCGTCGAAGTAATGAACAAGATAATCGTCATGGAAGGGGACGAACATTCCGTCGTGATCAATCAGATAACCAACTCTCCATAGCCATTCAGGCTAGCCTGGAGGCAGCATATTCAGAAAGCACATCTCGTGATCGATCATCCAGTGCACAAGCGATCTCTGATCATGTAGATTTAAGTGATATTGATCCAATAGTTCAGCCATTTGAATCATTATCTGCTACTGATCCTGAAACAACATTGAGATATCTTCAAGCCTTGGGGCCTTCTTCTAGGAATGCACCTTTGCAAGAATCTTCCTTTCCTCCTCTCTTTACGACTACAAGCAGTGGTCAACAAAAGGCCAAAGATGAATCAGAAAGTTTGCCTAATAATACAATGGCGACGCATCTTCGGCGCCAGAACAACAGAAATGCAACAGTAGTCAACTCACCCCAGCAGTGGCCGGCAGCAAGCCGCGGACATGTATCAAGTAGTCCAGCACTATATAGGCCTACAGTAGATACATCACCTTTGAGTTCAAGGAGTTCTGCTAGTGGACCTGGTCTCTCTAGTTATGCAAGTTCTATTCAGTCCCATGCTCAGACTCGACCTGCAGCAGTCCGTGGGCATCCCTCAGCTGGTTCAGTGGGGATCTCAGGTACTACAAGTAGGATAAGCAGCACTGCATCAGCCTCAAATCTTGCTGACTCTGGATCATTGAAGCCCTCTGTCTCAGATTTTCCTCCAGTTTCTGCAGTGCCGATGCACAAGATGCCTACTAGTAGCCAGGTTGTGCTGAATGTGGAAGAATTTCAAACTGCAAACAAGTCATTGGTGGAAAAGATACGTGCTGCTCTTGAAAATGATGAAGATAGATATACTCTTTTTAAAGACATATCTGGACAGTATCGTCAGGGTTCAATTGACACAGGAGAGTACCTGGACTATGTCCAGCAATTTGGCTTATCACGTCTCATTCCTGAGCTGGCTAGACTTTGTCCTGATGCTCAGAAACAGAAAGAGCTTGTTGAAACCTACAATGCTAGTTTGAGAAGCAGTGGGAAGAAAGAGAATGGCTGGGGCCGTGGTAGTGCCCAGTTAAAAGGCACTAATGGATCCAAGGAAGGCAAGGGAATAGCTGAAAATGATAGCAGTTCAAAGGATAGATTGACAGATAGCTTTATTAATACTGTTCGAGCACTGCAGTCAAATTACAAGCCTGTGGAAGATGAGGCGCAGCTGCTGTCAAAGGATGGATATCGGGCTGCCAAAGGTAAGTCGAATGTCATGCTTGATGAGCGGCAAATGGAACCAAGAATCCAAAATGGCTCTTTATCTGCCGGTGATGGATCTAGTAAAAACCTAAAAGACGGGGGTACCGAGAAGCAACGGAAGAAAACCTCCAAGGTTCATAGAGCAAGGCTTGGTGATGGCTCAATGGCGGCCCTGTTGGATCTCCAAAACTCCGAACCTGATCCTCGCGAAACAGTGGAGAACAGGATAGACGATAGCAGTAACTCAGTAGGAGGGTTACCTGTGCGTGGAGTCTGGAGAAAAGGTGGGGGGCAAAAACTCTTTCCATGA